Part of the Candidatus Zixiibacteriota bacterium genome, AGCGCTGACCCAGAAAAATGCGGCGCTGCGTGGCGAGCTCGACGCGACACCGTTCGATCCGATGCTCGTTGAGTACGGAACCAAGGTCATTTTGCAGCGGGCGGGCTTTCTGCGGAGCCTCGGAGTGCGCTCTGTGTCGGCGTACGCCCGCATCGCCGGCGGCGAGCAACTTGTAGTTGAGTACCAGTCCAACATCCCCATTTCATTGGAGTCAATGAACGTCGACAGCGCGAGAGCCGCCTTTGAGGCCGAACTGTCGCGCGTGGCAGACCGTGAGCGGGCGGTGCAAACCAGCCTGGCCGGGCCGCACCGCGACGAGGTCTTTTTCGGAATCGGCGGCCTGCCCGCCCGCACCCATGGTTCGCAGGGCCAATGGCGCACGGCCGCGGTGGCCCTCAAGCTGGCGGTGTACGACATGCTCCGGGAGAAACGAGGCGAACCGCCGGTCTTGCTGCTGGATGAAATCTTCGCCGAACTCGACAACGATCGCACTGCTCGCCTGGTGGAAAGTTTCGGTGATATCGGCCAGCTCTTTCTCACGACCGCGGTCAGGCCGCCCGACCAGCTCATGGCGAGGGCGGAGAGGTTTCGCCTGGTCGACGGTCAGGTGATGAAGGAATAGCCGTGGCCGGACTGACGATCAAAAACCTGGGCAAGAAATTCGGCGAACATGTCGTGCTGGATGACATATCGCTGGAGCTGGGCGAGGACGAACTCCTGGTCCTGCTGGGGCCGTCAGGATGCGG contains:
- the recF gene encoding DNA replication and repair protein RecF (All proteins in this family for which functions are known are DNA-binding proteins that assist the filamentation of RecA onto DNA for the initiation of recombination or recombinational repair.) is translated as MAVHSLALTNFRNLRGGTVRFGAGSNVLYGANGSGKTNLLEAIFMVCLGRSQRGAADAVLLGRDADFFRLEGEIESGSNRHKLAVAYQRGFRKKLTIDTKPARAFELFELNSLVAAGPEDSEILSGPPSIRRLFLDLYISQHSTTYLADLTDYQRALTQKNAALRGELDATPFDPMLVEYGTKVILQRAGFLRSLGVRSVSAYARIAGGEQLVVEYQSNIPISLESMNVDSARAAFEAELSRVADRERAVQTSLAGPHRDEVFFGIGGLPARTHGSQGQWRTAAVALKLAVYDMLREKRGEPPVLLLDEIFAELDNDRTARLVESFGDIGQLFLTTAVRPPDQLMARAERFRLVDGQVMKE